Proteins encoded together in one Chitinophaga lutea window:
- a CDS encoding glycosyltransferase, translating into MSKTLYPVTPPTRSELFTLRLMILFGTFSMCYLLYCLFRQSQVGYAPFYWILMAGITFNALRVLHEWYHYFAIRIPPRPARLQPYTVDIFTTFCPGEPYAMIEETLTAIQAIHYPHTTYLCDEANDPYLIELCQKLGVKHVTRNNRKDAKAGNINNALQYATGELCVILDPDHVPSPEFLDHVVDYFNNPEVGFVQIVQAYHNMGDSLVAKGAAQQTFQFYGPIMACMNSYGTVLAIGANCTFRRAALDSIGGHAAGLAEDMHTAMQLHAKNWKSVYVPAVLTRGLVPSTMSAYYSQQLKWARGTFELLVTSYPKLFKQFTWAQRLHYCAIPLHYFSGVIFFINFLIPILALVTGLIPFTVDMVDFALLGLPVIAAVILIRHYVQRWVMEETERGFHIVGGLLLIGTWWIHILGLVYTVIRKKVPYIPTPKDDSGPDNWRLNIPNFVILLASAGAIVYGLTYDWNPYALVMAGIAGINCLIMVFNIIASLRLNRLHNRYNWVRTALVYPLLVKKKFWQFRHLQLYVVFRKLALPILFTAVCFTFYTLTRDAAPAVVLDNRKTPGETTFYTGIYHPGNVNGLSSVTEVKQLQERYNTGFNIISLYIPWGDAPQCFPPAALMEDVYRNGSLPMITWEPWTALFRDSAALNEQQVMARIATGTFDAYLETFAAQIKALDRPVFLRFAHEPENPSYPWSATGGNTAGMYKAAWKYVHTFFIRRNVHNAIWVWNPWSAETAEEYFPGHAYVDWIGVTCLNYGPQFADGRSRSFSQLYNPFHRLPVFRSGLPVMVAEMGSLPTADNQQTWLGNAFRDISGNFKEIHACILFNSDKDKNTLRPLPGGVLNWRLQEPRLVFAAQKSYARLADAKPQHAGLLHDTLTRDVPAAYLPLPEGIRGINYRKGDTWFRNLHSLTRHEIASDFHNMKILGINTIKRFGPGVYDRNLLAEAADKEMGIHYGFWLPDITDMGKDARQLARVERTILRTIRDLKHKPQIKAWNIANNGWQQLAGQYYKPALLYQQKPFMDWLQQLTRRIKAADPSRPLTVDVNLTDDMDGTLRYFRQQLPLVDAFGVVQTDSTSRLQQIDSIGVPAFISEAPVRTFVKLPPKPRTAFLTTWQDLETRDFITFNGLTDHWGHFKPPFYQLGAYWGIPLAQPPLPEVSILKPALTLNPGITLDYHALISVNGEWKLAAKEKTGLRYEWHLLKTDKYGNGIFLSKLGEGPSVTLTVPDEPEYYRLYLLAVKNNNVRTARSTLNTLLVVL; encoded by the coding sequence ATGAGCAAAACGCTGTACCCGGTTACGCCCCCCACGAGGAGCGAACTGTTTACTTTACGGTTGATGATTTTGTTTGGCACATTCAGCATGTGCTACCTGTTGTATTGCCTGTTCCGGCAATCCCAGGTCGGCTATGCGCCCTTCTACTGGATACTCATGGCCGGCATTACCTTTAACGCCCTTCGCGTGCTGCACGAATGGTATCACTATTTCGCGATCCGCATCCCGCCACGCCCGGCCCGCCTGCAGCCTTATACCGTCGATATCTTCACCACTTTCTGCCCCGGTGAGCCTTATGCCATGATCGAGGAAACCCTCACCGCCATACAGGCCATTCATTACCCGCATACCACCTATCTCTGCGACGAGGCCAATGATCCCTACCTGATCGAACTCTGTCAAAAACTCGGTGTAAAACATGTTACACGCAACAACCGGAAAGACGCCAAGGCCGGCAACATCAACAACGCCCTGCAATACGCCACGGGAGAACTTTGTGTGATACTCGACCCGGACCATGTGCCTTCGCCTGAGTTCCTCGATCATGTAGTGGATTATTTCAACAATCCCGAAGTAGGTTTCGTACAGATCGTACAGGCCTATCATAATATGGGCGACAGCCTGGTGGCCAAAGGCGCCGCACAGCAAACGTTCCAGTTTTACGGGCCCATTATGGCTTGCATGAATAGTTACGGCACGGTGCTGGCCATCGGCGCCAACTGTACCTTCCGGAGGGCCGCGCTGGATTCCATCGGCGGGCATGCGGCAGGGCTGGCAGAAGACATGCATACGGCCATGCAGCTGCACGCGAAAAACTGGAAATCCGTTTACGTGCCGGCCGTGCTCACACGCGGGCTGGTGCCATCCACCATGTCGGCCTATTACAGCCAGCAGCTCAAATGGGCGCGCGGTACGTTCGAGCTGCTCGTGACCAGCTATCCGAAACTGTTCAAACAATTCACCTGGGCACAGCGGTTGCACTACTGCGCTATCCCCCTGCATTATTTTTCCGGGGTCATTTTTTTCATCAACTTCCTTATTCCCATACTGGCGCTGGTTACCGGGCTCATCCCTTTCACCGTGGACATGGTCGATTTTGCCCTGCTGGGCCTGCCGGTGATTGCCGCCGTGATCCTCATCCGCCACTACGTACAGCGATGGGTGATGGAGGAAACGGAAAGAGGGTTCCATATTGTGGGCGGGCTATTGCTTATCGGTACCTGGTGGATACATATCCTGGGGCTGGTGTACACCGTCATCCGCAAAAAAGTGCCCTACATCCCCACCCCGAAAGACGATTCCGGCCCCGATAACTGGCGACTCAACATTCCCAACTTCGTCATCCTGCTGGCATCGGCCGGTGCGATCGTGTACGGGCTCACGTACGACTGGAACCCATACGCCCTGGTGATGGCCGGCATTGCAGGCATCAACTGCCTCATCATGGTGTTCAACATCATTGCCAGCCTTCGCCTCAACCGCCTGCACAACCGGTATAACTGGGTGCGGACGGCGCTTGTATATCCCCTGCTGGTCAAAAAGAAATTCTGGCAGTTCCGGCATCTGCAGTTATATGTGGTGTTCCGGAAACTGGCGCTGCCTATTTTGTTCACGGCCGTATGTTTTACCTTCTATACGCTGACGCGCGACGCGGCCCCGGCAGTTGTCCTCGACAACCGTAAAACACCCGGGGAAACGACTTTTTACACCGGCATCTACCACCCCGGAAATGTCAACGGCCTCAGCTCCGTGACGGAGGTTAAACAGCTGCAGGAGCGATACAACACCGGTTTTAATATCATCTCGCTGTACATTCCCTGGGGCGATGCGCCGCAGTGTTTTCCGCCGGCCGCGCTCATGGAGGATGTTTACCGCAACGGTTCCCTGCCGATGATTACCTGGGAACCCTGGACGGCATTGTTCCGGGATTCGGCGGCGCTGAACGAACAGCAGGTGATGGCGCGCATCGCTACTGGCACCTTCGATGCCTACCTTGAAACGTTTGCAGCGCAGATCAAAGCACTCGACCGGCCGGTGTTCCTGCGGTTCGCGCATGAACCGGAGAACCCCTCCTATCCATGGTCCGCAACGGGCGGCAATACGGCCGGCATGTACAAAGCAGCCTGGAAATACGTGCATACGTTCTTCATCCGCCGCAACGTGCATAATGCCATCTGGGTGTGGAACCCCTGGAGCGCGGAAACGGCGGAGGAATACTTTCCCGGCCATGCTTATGTGGACTGGATTGGCGTAACCTGCCTGAACTACGGCCCGCAGTTCGCCGACGGCCGCAGCCGCTCTTTCAGCCAGCTGTATAACCCCTTCCACCGCCTGCCGGTGTTCCGGTCCGGCCTGCCGGTGATGGTGGCGGAAATGGGCTCCCTGCCCACCGCAGATAACCAGCAAACATGGCTCGGCAACGCATTCCGCGACATCAGCGGCAATTTCAAAGAAATCCATGCCTGTATATTGTTCAACAGCGACAAGGATAAAAACACGCTGCGGCCATTGCCGGGCGGCGTGCTGAACTGGCGCCTGCAGGAACCCCGGCTGGTATTTGCCGCGCAAAAAAGTTATGCCCGCCTCGCCGATGCGAAACCGCAACATGCCGGGTTGCTGCACGACACCCTTACCCGCGACGTGCCCGCCGCTTACCTTCCATTGCCGGAAGGCATCCGCGGCATCAACTATCGCAAAGGCGACACCTGGTTCAGGAACCTGCATTCCCTTACCCGCCACGAAATTGCCAGCGATTTTCACAACATGAAAATCCTCGGCATCAACACCATCAAACGTTTCGGGCCTGGCGTGTACGACCGCAACCTGCTGGCGGAAGCGGCGGATAAAGAGATGGGCATCCACTACGGCTTCTGGCTGCCGGACATTACGGATATGGGAAAAGACGCCCGTCAGCTGGCGCGGGTAGAGAGAACCATCCTGCGAACCATTCGCGACCTCAAGCACAAGCCGCAGATCAAAGCCTGGAACATCGCCAACAACGGCTGGCAGCAGCTTGCCGGACAGTATTACAAACCTGCGCTGCTGTACCAGCAGAAACCTTTTATGGACTGGCTGCAACAACTCACCCGCCGCATCAAGGCCGCCGATCCTTCGCGGCCATTGACGGTCGACGTCAACCTCACCGACGATATGGACGGCACCCTCCGTTATTTCCGGCAACAGCTGCCGCTGGTGGATGCCTTCGGCGTGGTACAGACCGACAGTACCTCCCGGCTGCAGCAGATCGATTCCATCGGTGTGCCCGCTTTCATCAGCGAGGCGCCGGTGCGGACATTCGTGAAACTGCCGCCCAAACCACGAACTGCATTCCTCACGACCTGGCAGGATCTTGAAACGAGGGATTTTATCACCTTCAACGGCCTCACCGATCACTGGGGGCACTTCAAACCACCGTTTTACCAGCTGGGAGCTTACTGGGGCATACCGCTCGCGCAACCTCCCCTTCCCGAGGTCAGCATCCTGAAACCCGCGCTGACCCTTAATCCCGGCATCACGCTGGATTACCATGCCCTCATTTCGGTGAACGGCGAATGGAAACTCGCTGCCAAAGAAAAAACCGGGCTCCGCTACGAATGGCACCTGCTGAAAACGGACAAATACGGCAATGGTATTTTCCTGTCAAAACTCGGCGAAGGCCCGTCCGTTACCCTCACCGTCCCCGACGAACCGGAGTACTACCGGCTGTACCTGCTGGCAGTAAAGAACAACAATGTCCGTACCGCCAGAAGCACGCTCAATACCCTGCTGGTTGTGCTTTAG
- a CDS encoding phage holin family protein → MKTLFAADWSAFSISFYPSYNLLAWVFIAMVLDLVTGIIKAVIHRNARTSSGYRKTARKLTQYIGSIMVSVILMNTFQQEHPVVQYVNDGLLILLIYIETTSIFGNLYAIDNTSMFARYFIAPVLRLLTLYMRKLHREQP, encoded by the coding sequence ATGAAAACTTTATTTGCAGCAGACTGGAGCGCTTTTTCCATCAGTTTTTATCCCAGCTACAACTTACTCGCCTGGGTATTCATAGCCATGGTGCTCGACCTGGTCACCGGCATCATCAAAGCCGTCATCCACCGCAATGCCCGCACCTCGTCGGGCTACCGGAAAACGGCGCGGAAGCTCACGCAATACATCGGCAGCATCATGGTCAGCGTGATCCTGATGAATACTTTCCAGCAGGAGCACCCGGTGGTGCAGTATGTGAACGACGGGTTGCTGATCCTGCTGATTTACATCGAGACCACTTCCATTTTCGGGAATCTGTACGCCATCGATAACACCAGCATGTTTGCACGGTACTTCATTGCGCCGGTATTACGGCTGCTGACGCTTTATATGCGCAAGCTTCACCGGGAACAGCCCTAA
- a CDS encoding putative LPS assembly protein LptD, with protein MDPHCKNNYKNFLRRLFLPLILLLLSAAALLKDEIAHASVLPGFYFNKIFTDTVPKTVPAPAAKDTLPRRTRPGNDSIPVRAADTAALADSLASRADSLVTDTTIRPVRISKDSLTAPVYYKAQDSIVMFVKKKEFHLYTKADVKYEQTQLTGHTMDFNQASGVLTSRMGLDSAGKVIEKAALNDGTTSSEMDSVQYNFNSAKAMIYQTRAQYGEGYVSSRKVKKQPDNTVFGFRNGYTTCNLDTPHFAFRARKIKVIPDKLIVSGPANLEIEGIPTPLFIPFAIFPISHGQRTGLLPPQYVVNQQKGIGLENGGYYFGLGEYLDLTVRGEVYSYGSWGLTFSPTYRKRYKYNGGFNLAFSSSKFGGDPQIKEEFSTSKDFRVSWSHSMDGKARPGTNFSASVNFGTTSYNQFNVTDAATRLNNNMSSSINYSKSWVGKPYNLTLAAGHNQNNQTRKMNINFPDASFNVNTLYPFQKKEMVGTPRWFEKIGISYNGLLRNNVSFVDSTFGKPAMFDNMQAGVQHQIPITLSIPVARNLTLSPSINYTEKWYIRQQVLSWDNKNRNYDTSYNNGFYRSSAMSAGASLATAVYGMYTFKNKNAKVQAIRHVMRPNIGMSFSPDLASKDYYMVQNDTLGHMTRFSYYDGAPFGPSPSQTFAGLTFGIDNNLEMKVKSDKDTSGMKKIKLLDGFGITSSYNLVADSFRLAPFALNARTNLFDKVNISFGATLDPYQVDKYGYRIDKYVWQGQKFSIGRLTNANIAMSTSFQSQDKKSKEKEQQKEELAEEEQSPDAMLLEQQRQAQMMRANPGDYVDFDIPWRLDLSYSLNYTRGRSQDRLRDTTIFNQYLGFSGDFSLTPKWKIIMSSGFDFVNKQIAYTNLTISRDLHCWQLSINLVPFGTYRQFSITINPKAGILRDLRINRTRQFQDF; from the coding sequence ATGGACCCTCACTGCAAAAATAATTATAAAAACTTTTTAAGGCGGCTGTTCCTGCCTTTGATTCTTCTTTTATTATCGGCAGCCGCCCTTTTAAAAGACGAAATAGCGCATGCGTCAGTACTTCCGGGCTTTTACTTTAACAAAATTTTCACAGATACCGTACCCAAAACCGTACCGGCCCCTGCCGCGAAGGATACGCTTCCCCGCCGCACCCGGCCCGGCAACGATAGTATCCCCGTGAGGGCGGCAGACACCGCGGCGCTGGCCGACAGCCTTGCCAGCCGAGCCGATAGCCTGGTGACCGACACCACCATCCGGCCGGTGAGGATCTCGAAAGACAGCCTGACCGCCCCGGTATATTACAAGGCGCAGGACTCCATCGTGATGTTCGTCAAAAAGAAAGAATTCCATTTATATACGAAGGCCGATGTGAAATACGAGCAAACGCAGCTGACGGGCCATACCATGGATTTCAACCAGGCTTCCGGCGTTCTCACTTCCCGGATGGGGCTTGATTCCGCCGGCAAGGTAATTGAAAAGGCCGCGCTGAACGATGGTACCACCAGTTCCGAAATGGACTCCGTGCAGTACAATTTTAACTCGGCCAAGGCCATGATTTACCAGACCCGTGCCCAGTACGGGGAAGGCTATGTGAGCAGCCGCAAGGTGAAAAAACAGCCGGACAACACCGTGTTCGGCTTCCGCAACGGGTACACCACCTGTAATCTGGATACGCCGCACTTTGCGTTCCGGGCGCGCAAAATCAAGGTAATCCCCGATAAACTGATCGTCTCCGGCCCGGCCAACCTCGAAATCGAAGGTATTCCCACGCCGCTGTTCATACCCTTCGCCATTTTCCCGATCAGCCACGGCCAGCGTACCGGCCTTTTGCCGCCGCAGTACGTGGTGAACCAGCAAAAAGGCATCGGCCTCGAAAACGGCGGTTATTATTTCGGGCTGGGGGAGTACCTCGACCTTACGGTGCGTGGCGAAGTATATTCTTACGGCAGCTGGGGGCTCACCTTCAGCCCCACCTACCGGAAACGGTATAAATACAACGGCGGCTTCAACCTGGCGTTTTCCAGCAGCAAGTTCGGCGGCGACCCGCAGATCAAGGAAGAGTTCAGCACCTCCAAAGACTTCCGGGTATCCTGGAGCCACAGCATGGACGGCAAGGCGAGGCCCGGTACCAACTTCAGCGCCAGCGTAAACTTCGGTACCACTTCCTACAACCAGTTTAACGTAACGGACGCGGCCACGAGGCTGAACAATAACATGAGCTCCTCCATCAACTACTCGAAAAGCTGGGTGGGCAAACCGTACAACCTGACGCTGGCGGCGGGGCATAACCAGAACAACCAGACCCGGAAAATGAATATCAATTTCCCGGACGCGTCGTTCAACGTGAACACGTTGTATCCTTTCCAGAAAAAAGAAATGGTGGGTACCCCCAGGTGGTTCGAGAAGATCGGCATCAGCTACAACGGCCTGTTGCGGAACAACGTGAGTTTCGTGGACTCTACTTTCGGCAAACCTGCGATGTTCGACAATATGCAGGCCGGCGTGCAGCACCAGATACCCATCACCCTGTCCATTCCCGTGGCGCGGAATCTCACCCTTTCCCCGAGCATCAACTATACGGAAAAGTGGTACATCCGTCAGCAGGTGCTGAGCTGGGATAATAAAAACCGCAATTACGACACTTCCTATAACAACGGCTTCTACCGCAGCAGCGCCATGAGCGCCGGTGCGTCGCTGGCCACCGCCGTGTACGGCATGTACACTTTCAAAAACAAAAACGCGAAGGTGCAGGCCATCCGCCACGTGATGCGGCCTAACATCGGGATGAGCTTTTCGCCCGACCTGGCCAGCAAGGACTATTACATGGTGCAGAACGATACCCTGGGCCACATGACCCGCTTTTCGTACTACGACGGCGCGCCTTTCGGGCCATCACCTTCGCAGACCTTCGCCGGCCTTACGTTCGGGATCGACAATAATCTGGAAATGAAGGTGAAGTCGGACAAGGATACCTCCGGCATGAAAAAGATCAAACTGCTCGACGGTTTCGGCATCACCAGCAGTTACAACCTGGTGGCGGATTCTTTCAGGCTCGCGCCTTTTGCGCTGAACGCGCGCACCAACCTGTTCGACAAGGTGAACATTTCTTTCGGCGCCACGCTCGACCCATACCAGGTAGACAAATACGGATACCGCATCGACAAGTATGTATGGCAGGGCCAGAAGTTCAGCATCGGCCGTTTGACCAACGCCAATATCGCCATGAGCACATCGTTCCAGAGCCAGGATAAAAAAAGCAAGGAAAAGGAGCAGCAGAAAGAAGAACTGGCAGAGGAGGAGCAGTCGCCCGACGCGATGCTCCTGGAGCAGCAGCGGCAGGCGCAGATGATGCGCGCCAACCCCGGCGACTACGTGGATTTCGATATTCCGTGGCGCCTTGACTTGTCGTACAGCCTGAACTATACCCGCGGCCGCTCGCAGGACCGCTTGCGCGATACCACCATCTTTAACCAGTACCTGGGCTTCAGCGGCGATTTCAGCCTTACGCCCAAATGGAAGATCATCATGAGCAGCGGTTTCGATTTCGTCAATAAACAGATCGCCTATACGAACCTTACGATTTCGCGCGACCTGCACTGCTGGCAGTTGAGCATCAACCTGGTGCCTTTCGGTACCTACCGCCAGTTCAGCATCACCATCAATCCCAAGGCCGGCATCCTGCGCGACCTCCGGATAAACCGAACGCGGCAGTTCCAGGACTTTTAG
- a CDS encoding N-acetylmuramoyl-L-alanine amidase, with amino-acid sequence MIDAGHGGSDAGAKGRYSYEKDIALDVALKLGKVLEESMPDVKVVYTRKTDRFDEVKRKAAIANEAQGDLFISIHCNAAAPLSRVVGHKTVTYRDKRKKKRTKKVPIYEKIANPAKGTETYVWATSKNNAKAEALRNNSVIVFDANSEETQQLMNADDPETLIMLNTLKNVYFDQSLRLSGLVEDEFTKVGRISRGARQRNEKGILVLHATAMPSVLVELGFISNPEEEDYLNSKDGQEEMASCIYRAVKRYKEQLEKVYNAAEAVRKSQGPAAAPQAPAPQPAQNIPAAVSLRTEQPAAPPAANTHYKIQLMTSEKVYARGSTMFKKLNGTIEREDAKQGRKTVHKYILGNFRTEAEAHSALNKARQQGFKDAFVVTYRDGERVD; translated from the coding sequence GTGATTGATGCCGGCCACGGCGGAAGTGATGCAGGAGCGAAGGGCAGATATTCCTATGAAAAGGACATTGCGCTGGATGTGGCGCTGAAGCTGGGCAAGGTGCTGGAAGAGTCCATGCCCGATGTGAAGGTGGTCTATACGCGAAAAACAGACCGTTTTGATGAGGTGAAGCGCAAGGCCGCCATCGCCAACGAAGCCCAGGGCGACCTGTTCATTTCCATCCACTGTAACGCCGCCGCCCCCCTTTCCCGCGTGGTTGGGCATAAAACGGTGACTTACCGCGACAAGAGAAAAAAGAAACGGACCAAGAAGGTCCCCATCTACGAAAAGATCGCCAACCCCGCCAAAGGCACGGAAACGTATGTATGGGCCACCAGTAAGAATAACGCCAAGGCCGAAGCGCTGCGCAACAACTCCGTGATCGTGTTCGACGCCAATTCCGAGGAAACGCAGCAGCTGATGAACGCGGACGACCCGGAAACGCTCATCATGCTCAACACCCTTAAAAACGTGTATTTCGATCAGAGCCTCCGCCTGTCCGGCCTCGTGGAAGACGAATTCACCAAAGTGGGCCGCATCAGCCGCGGCGCGCGCCAGCGGAACGAAAAAGGCATCCTGGTACTGCATGCCACCGCCATGCCCAGCGTGCTGGTGGAACTGGGTTTCATCAGCAACCCGGAAGAAGAGGACTACCTGAACTCCAAGGACGGGCAGGAAGAAATGGCCAGCTGCATTTACCGCGCCGTGAAAAGATATAAGGAGCAGCTGGAAAAGGTCTATAACGCCGCCGAGGCCGTCCGCAAAAGCCAGGGGCCCGCAGCGGCGCCCCAGGCCCCTGCCCCCCAGCCCGCCCAAAATATACCCGCGGCCGTTAGCCTCCGGACCGAACAGCCGGCCGCTCCTCCGGCTGCCAACACCCACTACAAAATACAGCTCATGACCTCCGAAAAGGTGTATGCCCGCGGTTCTACCATGTTCAAAAAGCTCAACGGCACCATTGAACGGGAAGACGCCAAACAGGGCCGTAAAACCGTCCATAAATACATACTCGGTAACTTCCGCACCGAAGCGGAAGCCCATTCAGCCCTGAACAAAGCCCGCCAGCAAGGCTTCAAAGACGCCTTCGTGGTCACCTACCGCGACGGCGAGCGGGTAGACTGA
- a CDS encoding MlaD family protein, which produces MKISNESKVGILSAVAIVLLVLGFNILKGRSLFSSKKTIYAIYGQVNGLAPSNAVMVNGLTVGNVLSLEVMDKQAGRILVTLQINKDIEIPKNSVARISSDLLGTRKVEIDFGNTTEVLKNKDTIYAAVDGSITDALKEQLSPLVKKLEVTLGAVDTLLITVNSVFDTTTKNNIRTAVAGLNGTMQNLSRATHSINGMLAENGKIGGTFSNFEAVSANLKNNNEKISNILGNFDKASGTLANGELDTALSQLRSTVSQLNSVVAKVNSTDGSLGLLMNDRKVYNNLQTSLGSLNKLLEDLRYNPWRYVHLSVFGRKNKVVPIPSDTAQLQ; this is translated from the coding sequence ATGAAAATATCTAACGAATCGAAAGTAGGCATTCTATCCGCAGTCGCCATCGTCTTGCTGGTCCTTGGGTTTAACATCCTCAAAGGCCGGAGCCTCTTTTCCAGTAAAAAAACAATCTACGCCATATACGGCCAGGTGAACGGCCTGGCGCCATCCAACGCCGTGATGGTGAACGGGCTGACCGTGGGCAACGTGTTGAGCCTCGAAGTGATGGACAAGCAGGCCGGCCGCATCCTGGTGACCCTGCAGATCAATAAAGACATCGAGATACCGAAGAACTCCGTGGCCCGCATCAGCTCCGACCTGCTGGGCACCCGCAAGGTGGAGATCGATTTCGGCAATACCACCGAAGTACTGAAGAATAAAGACACCATTTACGCGGCGGTAGACGGTTCCATCACCGATGCGCTGAAAGAGCAGCTCAGCCCGCTGGTGAAAAAACTGGAAGTGACCCTGGGCGCGGTGGATACCCTGCTCATCACCGTTAACTCCGTATTCGACACGACGACCAAAAACAACATCCGTACGGCGGTGGCCGGCCTCAACGGCACCATGCAGAACCTTTCCAGGGCCACCCATTCCATCAACGGCATGCTGGCCGAAAACGGGAAAATCGGCGGCACCTTCAGCAATTTCGAAGCCGTGTCTGCCAACCTGAAAAACAATAACGAAAAGATCTCCAACATACTCGGCAATTTCGACAAAGCCTCCGGCACGCTGGCAAACGGCGAGCTCGATACCGCCCTCTCCCAGTTGCGCAGCACCGTGTCGCAGCTGAACAGCGTGGTGGCGAAGGTGAACAGCACAGACGGTTCGCTGGGCTTGCTGATGAACGACAGAAAAGTGTACAACAACCTTCAGACTTCACTCGGCAGCCTCAACAAACTGCTGGAAGACCTCCGGTATAATCCCTGGAGATATGTGCACCTGAGCGTATTCGGAAGAAAAAATAAAGTGGTGCCCATCCCTTCAGATACGGCACAATTACAATAG
- a CDS encoding OstA-like protein, producing the protein MLRVFILLAGLGATGLLAANSRHAVTLPAQTPQQDTSKRIQLVQAKSLINITKDTVAERRFRGDVIFRQGTSLLYCDSAVLNQKKNIIEAWGHVHINQDDSIHTYSDELLYMGDTRIATLTGNAKLTDNKIVLTSPQLNYDMNTKIGTYDKGGKLVNGESVLTSKEGFYYAETKDVYFKKDVVIVDPGFTLSTDTLLYNSTTKIATIMAPTTINDGKATMYVSSGFYNTDNGYGSFGQRPVIEDSTNTFTANEIQTDKATGISVATGNMIWRDTAQKVAVLANYGIVNQNLKTVLATQKPVMMLEGKTDTLFVAADTLFSGIVKKQPDTVAAKPGTAKKPAIAAAGKPSPADTTGQAAFKQLLDYSTDEKDTSNIIAAKTQPDTTGLAAVRSAAAVVPDTAALLKAVKPPDTSLVARTPELKAPPAAPAAERDTTEKRYLIAYHHVKIYSDSLQGVADSVYYSGVDSIFRLFREPVLWANGNQLLGDTIFLFTKNQKADRLLLDQNALIVNEAGPQMYNQIKGNTIFGYFGNEKLDSMYVNGNAENIYYVQDDDSAFISINRLQSAATRVYFQNGELERVVFIKEPEATMYPFTQMPEDQKLLQGFRWEIRRKPKSKYELLGQ; encoded by the coding sequence ATGCTAAGAGTATTTATTCTGCTGGCAGGATTGGGCGCAACCGGGCTTTTGGCCGCCAATAGCCGGCACGCCGTTACATTACCTGCACAAACGCCGCAGCAAGACACCAGCAAAAGAATCCAGCTGGTGCAGGCGAAGTCGCTCATCAACATCACCAAAGACACCGTAGCGGAACGGCGCTTCCGCGGCGACGTGATCTTCCGGCAGGGCACCAGCCTGCTGTATTGCGACAGCGCCGTGCTGAACCAGAAAAAGAATATCATCGAAGCCTGGGGGCATGTGCACATCAACCAGGACGACAGCATTCATACTTATTCCGACGAACTGCTTTACATGGGCGATACCCGCATCGCCACCCTTACCGGCAACGCCAAACTTACCGATAACAAGATCGTGCTTACCAGCCCGCAGCTGAACTACGACATGAATACCAAGATCGGTACGTACGACAAAGGCGGCAAACTGGTCAACGGCGAATCCGTGCTTACCAGTAAAGAAGGATTCTATTACGCCGAAACCAAAGACGTTTATTTCAAGAAGGATGTGGTGATCGTGGATCCCGGTTTCACGCTCAGCACCGATACACTGCTGTACAACTCCACCACCAAAATAGCCACCATCATGGCCCCTACCACCATCAACGATGGCAAGGCGACCATGTACGTGAGCTCCGGTTTTTACAATACAGACAACGGGTACGGCAGCTTCGGGCAGCGGCCGGTGATCGAAGACAGCACCAACACCTTCACCGCCAACGAAATCCAGACCGATAAAGCCACCGGCATTTCCGTTGCCACGGGCAACATGATCTGGCGCGATACGGCGCAGAAAGTGGCCGTACTGGCCAACTACGGCATCGTGAACCAAAACCTCAAAACCGTACTGGCCACCCAGAAACCGGTGATGATGCTCGAAGGCAAAACGGATACCCTGTTCGTGGCGGCAGACACCCTGTTTTCCGGCATCGTCAAAAAACAGCCCGATACCGTGGCGGCCAAACCGGGTACCGCGAAGAAACCGGCCATCGCGGCCGCGGGCAAACCCTCTCCCGCCGACACTACCGGTCAGGCAGCGTTCAAACAACTGCTCGACTATTCTACCGACGAAAAAGATACCAGCAATATCATCGCGGCCAAAACGCAGCCCGATACCACCGGCCTCGCCGCAGTGAGAAGCGCGGCAGCCGTTGTGCCCGATACCGCGGCGCTGCTGAAGGCAGTAAAACCGCCAGACACCAGCCTCGTGGCCCGGACACCCGAGCTGAAAGCGCCTCCCGCCGCTCCCGCGGCTGAAAGGGACACTACCGAAAAAAGATACCTCATCGCCTATCACCACGTGAAAATCTATTCCGATTCTTTACAGGGCGTGGCAGACAGTGTGTATTATTCCGGCGTAGATTCCATTTTCCGCCTCTTCCGCGAGCCCGTGTTGTGGGCCAACGGCAACCAGCTGCTGGGCGATACCATCTTCCTGTTCACCAAAAACCAGAAGGCGGACCGGCTGCTGCTCGACCAGAACGCCCTCATCGTGAACGAAGCCGGGCCACAGATGTACAACCAGATCAAAGGCAACACCATCTTCGGTTACTTCGGCAATGAGAAACTCGATTCGATGTACGTGAACGGGAACGCAGAAAATATTTATTACGTGCAGGACGACGACAGTGCGTTCATATCCATCAACCGGCTGCAGTCGGCAGCCACCCGTGTGTATTTCCAGAACGGGGAGCTGGAGCGTGTAGTGTTCATCAAAGAGCCCGAGGCCACGATGTATCCCTTCACCCAGATGCCGGAAGACCAGAAGCTGCTGCAGGGCTTCCGCTGGGAGATACGCCGCAAACCAAAGTCCAAGTACGAACTGCTGGGACAATAA